The region CGGGTCCCTGCACGCACAGGCCGCGCCGCAGCGCCCGCGGACCGCGGACCCCGGACCGCTCAGGCCCACCGCACAGCCCGCGCACGCTCGGGCGACCGCAGCGACCACAGCCCGCAAACCGCTCAGGGACGCCGCTCGACGCGTGCACGCACAGCCCGCGCCCCGGCGACCGCAGCCCGCGGACCGCTCAGGCCACGCCGCGCGGGCGGAACTGCACGCTGATCCGGCCGCCGACCGCCGACCGGGTCTTGGGTATCGCGTGGTCCCAGGTGCGCTGGCAGCTACCGCCCATCACGATCAGGTCGCCGTGGCCCAGCGGCACCTTCCGGGCGGCGCCGCCGCCGCCGCGCGGGCGCAGCAGCAGCGGCCGGGGGTCGCCGAGCGAGAGGATCGCGACCATCGTGTCGCGTGTGGCACCGCGGCCGAAGCGGTCGCCGTGCCAGGCGACGCTGTCCCGGCCGTCGCGGTAGAAGCACAGGCCCGCGCTGACGAATGCCTCGCCCAGCTCCGCCGCGTAATGCGCGCCGAGCCGGTCGCGGGCCTCGGTCAGCACCGGGTCGGGCAGCGGCTCGCCCTCCGCATAGTGGGCGAGCAGGCGCGGCACCGCGACCACGTTGTCGTACATGGTGCGGCGCTCCTCGCGCCACGGGACCCGGGCGGCCAGATCGGCGAAGAGGTCGTCGGCACCGCTCAGCCAGCCGGGCAGCACGTCGATCCACGCGCCGTGGCCGAGCACGGTGCGCCGCAGCCGGTCCAGGCCGCCGAGGACCGGGGCGCCGGTGGCGAAGAGTGATGTCTGCTGATGGGACATGGCTCCACCATAACCCCTATTCGTACATCATTTCGATTCTCCGTTCGAGTGAACCCGCGCGCTTCGCCCCGGGCCGTCGCAGGATGGAGACATGCTCTTCGCCGAGGTCGCCCGGGTCTCGCGGGAGGTCGCCGGCACATCGTCGCGGTCCCGCAAGACCGACCTGCTCGCCGGCTTCTTCCGGGACGTCGGGCCGCAGGACGCGCCGATCGCCATCGCGTACCTCGCCGGGCGGCTCCCGCAGGGCCGGCTCGGCGTCGGCTGGGCCGCGCTGCGCGACCGGGCGGACCCGGCGCCCGGTGCCGCGCTCACCGTCGCCGAGGTGGACGCGGCGCTCACCGCGGTCGCCGCCGTCACCGGCCAGGGCTCGCAGGCGGGCCGGCGCGCCCTGGTCCAGGATCTGCTGGCCGCGGCCACCGCGACCGAGCAGGAGTATCTGCTCGGCCTGATCACCGGCGAGGTCCGGCAGGGCGCGCTCGACGCCGCCGCCGCGGAGGGCCTGGCGGCGGCCGCCGGCGCCGAGCCCGCGGGGGTGCGGCGGGCGGTCATGCTGGCCGGCGCGCTCGAACCCGTGGCGGAGGCGCTGCTCGCGCGCGGCCCCGACGCGCTCGCCGACTTCCGGCTCACCGTGGGCCGGCCGCTGCTGCCGATGCTCGCGGCAGCCGCCAAGTCCGTGCCGGAGGCGGTCGCCAAGGCCGGCGGGCCGTGCGCGGTCGAGGAGAAGCTGGACGGCATCCGAATCCAGGCCCACCGCGACGGCGACAGCGTACGGCTGTTCACCCGCACCCTGGACGACGTCACCGACCGGCTGCCGGAGATCGTCGCGACGGTACGCGCGCTGGACGGGCGGCGGTTCGTACTCGACGGGGAGGTGCTGGCCTTCGACGCCGACGGGCGCCCCCGGCCCTTCCAGGAGACCGCGGGCCGGGTCGGCTCCCGGGTCGACGTCGCCGCGGCGGCCCGCGCGCTGCCGGTGCGCGCGGTCTTCTTCGACGTGCTGTCCGCCGACGGCCGCGACCTGCTCGACCTGCCGTACGCGGAGCGGCACGCGGCCCTCGACGCGCTGGTCCCGGCGGAGGCCCGGGTGCGGCGGGCCGTCGTCGCCGACCCCGGGGACCCGGCGGCGCTGCGTACGGCCGAGGACTTCATGGCGGCGGCGCTGGCGCGAGGGCACGAGGGCGTCGTCGTCAAGGCGGAGGACGGCCGCTACGCGGCCGGGCGGCGCGGAGCGTCCTGGATCAAGGTCAAGCCCGTCCACACCCTGGACCTGGTGGTGCTCGCCGCCGAGTGGGGCCACGGGCGGCGCACCGGCAGGCTCTCCAACCTGCACCTGGGGGCGCGGGGCGAGGACGGCGCCTTCGTCA is a window of Streptomyces sp. NBC_01477 DNA encoding:
- a CDS encoding ATP-dependent DNA ligase codes for the protein MLFAEVARVSREVAGTSSRSRKTDLLAGFFRDVGPQDAPIAIAYLAGRLPQGRLGVGWAALRDRADPAPGAALTVAEVDAALTAVAAVTGQGSQAGRRALVQDLLAAATATEQEYLLGLITGEVRQGALDAAAAEGLAAAAGAEPAGVRRAVMLAGALEPVAEALLARGPDALADFRLTVGRPLLPMLAAAAKSVPEAVAKAGGPCAVEEKLDGIRIQAHRDGDSVRLFTRTLDDVTDRLPEIVATVRALDGRRFVLDGEVLAFDADGRPRPFQETAGRVGSRVDVAAAARALPVRAVFFDVLSADGRDLLDLPYAERHAALDALVPAEARVRRAVVADPGDPAALRTAEDFMAAALARGHEGVVVKAEDGRYAAGRRGASWIKVKPVHTLDLVVLAAEWGHGRRTGRLSNLHLGARGEDGAFVMLGKTFKGLTDAVLAWQTERLLALAVRDDGHVVTVRPELVVEIAYDGVQTSPRYPAGLTLRFARVVRYREDKSAAEADTVDAVREAHPPA
- a CDS encoding alpha-ketoglutarate-dependent dioxygenase AlkB, giving the protein MSHQQTSLFATGAPVLGGLDRLRRTVLGHGAWIDVLPGWLSGADDLFADLAARVPWREERRTMYDNVVAVPRLLAHYAEGEPLPDPVLTEARDRLGAHYAAELGEAFVSAGLCFYRDGRDSVAWHGDRFGRGATRDTMVAILSLGDPRPLLLRPRGGGGAARKVPLGHGDLIVMGGSCQRTWDHAIPKTRSAVGGRISVQFRPRGVA